One Bombus fervidus isolate BK054 chromosome 5, iyBomFerv1, whole genome shotgun sequence DNA window includes the following coding sequences:
- the LOC139987441 gene encoding odorant receptor 13a-like produces MLVLHICGQFEILRKKLSRLMDGDEGNRSIDEFQKELVWIITKHEHLNWLAETIEKCFSTLLLLQMLLCTIEICFQGFLFFNVLIKNENGIFNFQLVFFVLFVCFILVHVYLYCYIGEMLLIQSREMSNCAYESNWYNVSPPETKCLLFIMYRSTRPLCLTAGKFGIFSMELFSTILKTAMGYLSVLLTVLLRSQNYERYRSKEKMDFAMGWNRFNLTLLGVWPEPRKVSRGSRLLSGIIFWFTTIVTFTFICAPQTANLILKSTSLDEVIENLSINIPIAFALIKQIVLRYYKKALTLLLSQMFDDWTEPIANEDRQTMLKNAKISRMISIVCSTLTYLMLFAFISLQIWSNMQSASEADLGGLLHPATFPYDTSKSPNFEITWLGQFMGTVLTAICYSCFDTFLAVLVLHLCGQLTVLRMALEDLANTTKKDNNYARFHERLGFIVNRHNLLSRFAVIVEDCFNLTLLVQTIICTAMFCLTGYRMITSVDQEQADVPIVGMIFFIIHVIYTMLHLFIYCYIGEMLLGESTGVGQSAYECDWYNLPPKNAISLIIVICRAKVSFQITAGKFSPFSLELFNAVLKTSAGYLSVLLAMKD; encoded by the exons ATGTTAGTCCTGCATATATGTGgacaatttgaaattttaaggaAGAAATTATCAAGATTGATGGACGGCGACGAAGGAAATAGAAGCATAGATGAGTTTCAAAAGGAGTTGGTTTGGATTATTACCAAGCACGAGCATCTGAATTG gcTTGCAGAGACGATCGAAAAATGCTTTAGCACGCTATTGTTGCTACAGATGTTACTGTGTACCATCGAAATATGCTTTCAAGGTTTCTTATTCTTCAAC GTATTgattaaaaacgaaaatggAATCTTCAACTTTCAACTGGTTTTCTTTGTCCTCTTCGTCTGCTTCATCCTTGTACACGTGTATCTTTATTGTTACATAGGCGAGATGCTTCTAATTCAA AGTAGAGAAATGAGCAATTGCGCGTACGAATCGAATTGGTACAACGTCTCACCTCCTGAAACCAAATGTCTTCTGTTCATCATGTACAGGTCCACTCGTCCACTTTGTTTGACTGCAGGCAAATTTGGTATCTTCTCTATGGAACTCTTCAGTACC ATTCTAAAAACAGCGATGGGATACCTTTCGGTGTTACTAACAGTT ttattacGTTCTCAAAATTACGAGAGGTAtcgttcgaaagaaaaaatggaCTTTGCAATGGGATGGAATCGCTTCAACTTGACGTTACTCGGTGTGTGGCCAGAACCGAGAAAAGTATCAAGAGGATCACGATTACTTTCGGGTATAATATTCTGGTTTACGACTATTGTGACGTTTACTTTCATCTGTGCACCACAAACAGCAAATCTGATATTGAAATCGACTAGTTTGGACGAAGTAATCGAAAACTTATCGATTAATATACCGATCGCCTTTGCGTTGATTAAGCAGATCGTTCTACGATACTATAAGAAAG CCCTAACGCTATTACTCAGCCAAATGTTCGACGACTGGACCGAGCCAATAGCAAATGAAGATCGTCAAACGATGTTAAAGAACGCGAAAATTAGTCGAATGATATCCATAGTCTGTTCTACTCTAACGTATCTCATGCTTTTCGCTTTTATATCGCTACAAATTTGGAGTAATATGCAAAGTGCGTCAGAAGCCGATCTAGGAGGACTCCTTCATCCAGCCACGTTCCCTTACGACACCAGCAAAAGTCCAAATTTCGAGATTACATGGCTGGGGCAGTTTATGGGCACGGTGTTAACCGCGATATGCTATTCTTGCTTCGACACGTTCCTTGCGGTTCTTGTGTTACACTTGTGCGGTCAATTAACTGTTCTTAGAATGGCACTCGAGGATCTAGCTAACACGACGAAGAAGGATAATAATTACGCAAGATTCCATGAACGACTGGGATTCATTGTGAACAGGCACAATCTGTTATCTAG GTTTGCCGTGATCGTGGAAGATTGCTTCAATCTCACGTTACTTGTTCAGACTATAATCTGCACAGCGATGTTTTGTCTTACTGGATATCGTATGATAACT TCCGTAGATCAGGAGCAAGCGGACGTACCAATAGTTGGAATGATATTTTTCATCATACACGTAATTTATACTATGCTGCatcttttcatttattgttatataggAGAAATGCTTCTAGGGGAA AGTACCGGTGTTGGACAATCGGCATACGAGTGCGATTGGTACAATTTACCACCGAAGAACGCCATTTCACTAATTATCGTAATATGTCGCGCGAAAGTATCGTTTCAAATAACAGCTGGAAAATTTAGTCCCTTCTCCCTCGAACTCTTTAATGCT GTTCTAAAAACGTCTGCTGGATACCTTTCAGTATTGTTAGCCATGAAAGATTGA